CAGGTAACCTGCCTGAGCTATGCTGGAGTAAGCCAGCATTCTTTTGATATTAGTCTGAGGAATGGCAACTAGATTGCCGAGGACCATGGTCAGGATCGCTAAGACAACGGCTATAATGATCCAATAAGATTCTAGGCTTGGCAAAGCAACCATGAATACCCTCAAGAAAGCAGCCAAACCTGCTGCCTTGGAAGCCACCGCCAAAAACGCAGTTACAGGGGTCGGCGAGCCTTCGTAAATGTCGGGAGACCACATGTGGAACGGTACAGCAGAAATTTTGAAAGCAAATCCGGCCAGCAAGAAGATCATCCCTAAAATGAGCACGGGTGAAATCTGACCTGAAGTTAAGCTTTCGGCAATACCTGCTATTGCAGTAGTTCCGGTAATCCCGTAAACCAGACTCAAGCCGTAAAGCAACACACCGGATGACATGGCACCAAGGATAATATACTTTATACCTGCTTCCGCTGACTTAGCATCACCTTTCTTGTAACAGGCAAGAATGCAAAAGGTAATAGTCATCAGCTCCAAACCAATGTAGAGCGTAATTAGCTCTCCTGCTGACGCCATGATCATCATCCCGAGCAATGCGGCTACCAGTAAAGCGTAGAATTCGCCATGATTATAGCTAATTTGCTGCAAAAAATCTCTGGAAATCAAACCGGTCAAAATCGCAGCAATTAAAAACAGTTGTTTAAAAAAGGTGGCAAAGGGATCAACAATGTAAGTGCCGCCAAAAACTGTTTGGCTGCTGCCGGTGTTAAACAAAGTAAGCCCCAAAATTCCCAAGAGCGTTACCAGAGTGAAGTTGCCAATTCCCTTTTTCTGGTCTGGAGGAAGCAGTAAGCCAATCACCAACAGTGTTAAACACAGGGCGGCTGTAACCAGTTCCACCTTTAGGTAAGACAGTTCGGATAACATCTAGAAAATCCCCCCAATCTCTGCTGCAGCAGAAATCTTGTCAACTAAGGGTGTAACTCCAAGGTCGATTAAATCGACTAAAGGCGAGGGGAATAAACCAAAGAGAATCAATACCCCACATAAAACCACAATCGGTACCATTTCCACACCACGGGCGTCGGTTAAATGATTCCATTCCTCTTTGCGTGGCCCAAAAAACGTAAATTGCACCACTCTTAAAACGTAAACTGCAGTAATTACCACGCCTAAAATCGCCAGAATGGAAAGTACACGAAAATGCAGACCGCCAAACAGTACTGCTTCTTTGGTAAAGGAACCGACAAAAATCAAAAACTCAGCCACAAAATTATTTAACCCCGGTAACCCCAGCGATGCCAGACCACCAATCATAAAGCCGGCTGCAACGCGAGGCATTTGGTGCGCCAGGCCTCCGAATTTGGCAATTTCCCTGGTATGAGCCTTATGATAAATATTGCCTACCAAAGCAAAGAATAAAGCTGTCATAATACCGTGGGCAAACATCTGCGCCACTGCACCGTCAATACCCGCGGCATTCAAAGAGGCAATACCTAAAAGCACATAGCCCATGTGGCTAACACTGGAATAACCGATTACAAATTTCAAATCCTTCTGCACCATGGCAACCATAGCGCCGTATACCACGTTGACTATACAGAGCAAAGCAATTAATGGAGCCCAGTATTTTGCTCCTTCCGGGAACAAAAATACTCCTGCCCTAATTAAACCGTAGCCACCTAATTTCATTAAAACGCCCGCGTGGAGCATACTGACCGCAGTGGGAGCTGCCACGTGACCATCGGGAGACCAGGTGTGCAGCGGCCACATGGGGACAAGAAAACCGAAGCCGATCATCATCAGAAAGAAAGCAAACTTCTGGAATCCCCGATCGTAAGTAATAGTACCTAAAGTTTGAATATCAAAAGTATTGAACCCGAGCTGCCCGGCAGCATATAAGTACAGTGCGATTATGCCGATTAAGGCAAAAGCGCTTCCGACCAGGAGGTAAAGGGTAAGCTTCATGGCAGCATACTCTTTGCGAGTACTACCCCAAACGCCGATCAGGACATACATAGGGATAACAGCCACCTCAAAAAAGAGGTAGAAAAAGAACAGGTCCCGGGAGATAAATACCCCAAAAACTCCGGCCACCAAGAGCAAAAGGAAAATAAAAAATTCCTTAACCCTGGTATGCATGTCCCAGGAAGCAAAAACTCCCGTAAAGATGACAATGGCTGTTAAGAGCACCAACGGAAGGCTCATGCCATCAACGCCTACTGAGTAGTTTATGCCAAAACTGGGGACCCAGCTGTAATCCTCTAAAAACTGCAGCCCCGCAACCCCGCGGTCATAGGTCAGAAAAGCTATAACAGAAAGGACCAAGGCAATAAATGTGGCGATGGCAGCAGTAATTTTTATTAATCGTTCTTCATCCTGAGGAATAAAAAGGATAACCAGCACACCGAGCACAGGGGCCAACAAAATCGAAGTCAAGATCGGAAAAG
This region of Zhaonella formicivorans genomic DNA includes:
- a CDS encoding complex I subunit 4 family protein; amino-acid sequence: MAFPILTSILLAPVLGVLVILFIPQDEERLIKITAAIATFIALVLSVIAFLTYDRGVAGLQFLEDYSWVPSFGINYSVGVDGMSLPLVLLTAIVIFTGVFASWDMHTRVKEFFIFLLLLVAGVFGVFISRDLFFFYLFFEVAVIPMYVLIGVWGSTRKEYAAMKLTLYLLVGSAFALIGIIALYLYAAGQLGFNTFDIQTLGTITYDRGFQKFAFFLMMIGFGFLVPMWPLHTWSPDGHVAAPTAVSMLHAGVLMKLGGYGLIRAGVFLFPEGAKYWAPLIALLCIVNVVYGAMVAMVQKDLKFVIGYSSVSHMGYVLLGIASLNAAGIDGAVAQMFAHGIMTALFFALVGNIYHKAHTREIAKFGGLAHQMPRVAAGFMIGGLASLGLPGLNNFVAEFLIFVGSFTKEAVLFGGLHFRVLSILAILGVVITAVYVLRVVQFTFFGPRKEEWNHLTDARGVEMVPIVVLCGVLILFGLFPSPLVDLIDLGVTPLVDKISAAAEIGGIF
- a CDS encoding NADH-quinone oxidoreductase subunit N; its protein translation is MLSELSYLKVELVTAALCLTLLVIGLLLPPDQKKGIGNFTLVTLLGILGLTLFNTGSSQTVFGGTYIVDPFATFFKQLFLIAAILTGLISRDFLQQISYNHGEFYALLVAALLGMMIMASAGELITLYIGLELMTITFCILACYKKGDAKSAEAGIKYIILGAMSSGVLLYGLSLVYGITGTTAIAGIAESLTSGQISPVLILGMIFLLAGFAFKISAVPFHMWSPDIYEGSPTPVTAFLAVASKAAGLAAFLRVFMVALPSLESYWIIIAVVLAILTMVLGNLVAIPQTNIKRMLAYSSIAQAGYLLLGVIAFSSLGIAAILFHSILYVFANVGAFAVAGAFSRATGSDEIRDYSGLAQRSPLLAAVMLICLLSLAGIPPLAGFVGKFYLFTAIIDKGMVWLAFIGIGMSMVSVYYYLIVAKAMYLGQPPVEAEPIKISGGTQVALVITMLVTIFFGIYPTPLTNVALAVAKAFLPF